The proteins below come from a single Marinobacter bohaiensis genomic window:
- a CDS encoding phage major capsid protein, P2 family — MRNESRVQFNQLRRRIAELNGVESAAETFAVTPTVQQTLERRMQESSDFLSRINMIGVDEIKGEKVGLGVGSTIAGRTDVSANDRTPSDVSDTTGNGYECFLTEFDTAVPYSKIDAWAKFPNFQAMLRDAIVRQQALDRIMIGWNGTSAAAATDRVTNPLLQDVNKGWLQHYREQSPERVLTEVAAASGQVTIGDTGDYKNLDALVFDVLNSMVDPWYRESPDMVVLVGRTLMSDKYFPLINQSNAPTEQQALDLLVSQKRIGGLQGIQVPYIPDGTLMITTLENLSIYWQQGGRRRHIIDNPRRNRIENFESSNDAYVIEDFGAGAVVENITQV, encoded by the coding sequence ATGCGCAATGAATCCCGAGTACAGTTCAACCAGCTCCGTCGTCGGATTGCGGAGCTGAACGGCGTCGAATCCGCCGCCGAGACCTTCGCGGTCACTCCCACCGTCCAGCAAACGCTGGAACGTCGCATGCAGGAGTCCAGCGACTTCCTGAGCCGGATCAACATGATCGGTGTGGATGAAATCAAAGGCGAGAAGGTTGGCCTGGGCGTGGGCTCCACCATCGCCGGCCGTACCGACGTCAGCGCCAACGATCGGACCCCGTCCGACGTCAGCGACACCACTGGCAATGGCTACGAGTGTTTCCTGACCGAATTCGACACCGCCGTGCCCTACTCCAAAATCGATGCCTGGGCGAAGTTCCCGAACTTCCAGGCCATGCTGCGCGATGCCATCGTTCGCCAGCAGGCCCTCGACCGCATCATGATCGGTTGGAACGGTACCAGCGCTGCAGCTGCTACTGATCGAGTTACAAACCCGCTCCTGCAGGACGTGAACAAAGGCTGGCTGCAGCACTATCGCGAGCAGTCACCGGAGCGCGTCCTGACTGAAGTGGCCGCCGCCTCTGGCCAGGTAACCATCGGCGACACAGGAGACTACAAGAACCTGGACGCCCTGGTGTTCGACGTGCTGAACAGCATGGTCGATCCCTGGTACCGCGAGAGCCCGGACATGGTGGTTCTGGTCGGCCGCACCCTGATGTCCGACAAGTACTTCCCGCTGATCAACCAGTCCAACGCCCCGACTGAGCAGCAGGCACTGGATCTGCTGGTGAGCCAGAAGCGCATCGGCGGCCTGCAGGGCATTCAGGTGCCTTACATTCCGGATGGCACCCTGATGATCACCACCCTGGAGAACCTTTCCATTTACTGGCAGCAGGGTGGACGCCGCCGTCACATCATCGACAACCCGCGCCGTAACCGCATCGAGAACTTCGAGTCTTCCAACGATGCCTACGTGATCGAGGATTTCGGTGCCGGCGCAGTCGTTGAAAACATCACGCAGGTGTAA
- a CDS encoding tail protein X has protein sequence MDEVRTIQGDTVDRVCFRYYGYTAGVTEDILAANPGLSDLGPILPTGTVIRMPAVAAQPTKSTVQLWE, from the coding sequence ATGGACGAGGTTCGAACCATTCAGGGCGACACCGTCGATCGGGTCTGCTTTCGCTACTACGGATACACCGCCGGCGTCACCGAAGACATTCTTGCCGCAAATCCCGGCCTTTCTGATCTGGGCCCCATCCTGCCAACAGGAACGGTGATCCGGATGCCGGCCGTAGCGGCCCAACCCACCAAATCCACCGTTCAACTCTGGGAGTGA
- a CDS encoding phage portal protein, with protein MSKPHVEAFTFGDPVPVMDRYDMLYTGCWMAGMDYYEPPVDQSALAKSYRATAHHGSALQVKRNILVKSFQPTEYLSRQDFSRMALDYLVFGNLYGEQIENRLGNLVRIRPALAKYCRRGVEEDQYWWVHDWEQKQEFPRGSIVHLMEPDIDQELYGVPDYIGSLQSAWLNESATLFRRKYYQNGSHAGFIMYMTDPAQKQEDIDALRKALRESKGPGNFKNLFMYAPNGKKDGMQVIPVSEVAAKDEFWNIKNATRDDQLAGHRVPPQLMGIIPTNTSGFGDSEKAARVFAANELEPLQERLLEMNDIVGREVIRFRPYSLGEPSA; from the coding sequence ATGAGCAAACCCCACGTTGAAGCTTTCACCTTCGGTGACCCGGTACCGGTGATGGACCGGTACGACATGCTCTACACCGGCTGCTGGATGGCTGGCATGGACTACTACGAACCGCCGGTGGATCAGTCGGCGCTGGCCAAGTCCTACCGGGCAACCGCTCACCATGGCAGTGCTCTCCAGGTGAAACGGAACATCCTGGTGAAATCGTTCCAGCCGACGGAATATCTCAGCCGGCAGGACTTCTCCCGCATGGCGCTGGATTACCTGGTGTTCGGCAACCTCTACGGTGAACAGATCGAGAACCGGCTCGGCAACTTGGTGCGGATCCGGCCCGCACTTGCCAAGTATTGCCGCCGTGGCGTTGAGGAGGATCAGTACTGGTGGGTGCACGATTGGGAGCAGAAGCAGGAGTTTCCTCGAGGGAGCATTGTTCACCTGATGGAGCCCGACATTGACCAGGAGCTCTATGGCGTTCCGGATTACATCGGATCCCTACAATCGGCCTGGTTGAACGAGAGCGCCACGCTGTTTCGCCGGAAGTACTACCAGAATGGCAGCCACGCCGGGTTCATCATGTACATGACCGATCCGGCTCAGAAGCAAGAAGACATCGATGCCCTTCGCAAGGCCCTGCGGGAAAGCAAGGGGCCGGGCAACTTCAAGAACCTGTTCATGTATGCCCCGAACGGGAAGAAAGACGGCATGCAGGTGATCCCGGTCAGTGAAGTCGCGGCCAAGGATGAGTTCTGGAACATCAAGAACGCCACCCGTGACGACCAGTTGGCCGGCCATCGTGTGCCGCCTCAGCTTATGGGCATCATTCCGACCAACACCAGCGGCTTCGGTGATTCGGAAAAGGCCGCCCGAGTGTTCGCAGCTAACGAACTGGAGCCACTGCAGGAGCGGCTGCTGGAAATGAACGACATCGTGGGCAGGGAAGTGATCCGCTTCCGGCCCTACAGCCTGGGCGAACCCAGCGCCTGA
- a CDS encoding N-acetylmuramidase domain-containing protein: protein MILKHGDVGSEVASLQARLASAGYTVEPDGWFGDETEKAVIRFQRQHGLMVDGIAGPATLARLDPASTVSAEKLLAEEDLKYAARRLGVQLAALKAVTEVESKEAGFLPSGRPVILFERHIMYRRLPKRDRDQLASVHPELVNQKPGGYIGGESEWRRLTRACALNRTAGIESASWGLFQIMGFHWQQLGYASAAVFSEAMHRSEGEQLEAFVRFIKKDPALHQALKARDWPEFAERYNGPAYARNQYDTRMAAAYDRFREVGRIS from the coding sequence ATGATCTTGAAGCACGGAGATGTCGGTTCGGAAGTCGCCAGTTTGCAGGCCCGCCTGGCAAGTGCCGGTTACACGGTCGAGCCAGACGGCTGGTTCGGTGATGAAACCGAAAAGGCCGTTATCCGATTCCAGCGCCAGCACGGTCTCATGGTCGACGGCATCGCTGGCCCGGCCACCCTCGCCCGCCTGGATCCAGCCAGCACCGTCAGCGCGGAAAAGCTCCTGGCTGAAGAAGACCTCAAATATGCAGCTCGCCGGCTGGGCGTCCAGCTGGCAGCGCTCAAGGCCGTCACTGAGGTAGAGAGCAAGGAGGCTGGTTTCCTGCCTTCCGGTCGCCCGGTGATTCTGTTTGAGCGGCACATCATGTATCGACGGTTGCCAAAGCGTGATCGCGATCAGCTGGCCAGTGTCCACCCTGAACTGGTGAACCAGAAGCCCGGCGGCTACATCGGCGGCGAATCCGAGTGGCGCCGTTTAACCCGGGCCTGTGCCCTTAATCGCACTGCCGGCATCGAGTCGGCCAGCTGGGGCCTGTTCCAGATCATGGGCTTCCACTGGCAGCAATTGGGCTACGCCTCGGCTGCTGTGTTTTCAGAGGCCATGCACCGCAGCGAAGGCGAGCAGCTGGAGGCCTTCGTCAGGTTCATCAAAAAAGACCCGGCATTGCACCAGGCATTGAAGGCCAGAGACTGGCCAGAGTTCGCTGAACGCTATAACGGGCCTGCATATGCCAGAAATCAATATGACACCCGCATGGCCGCGGCCTACGACCGCTTCCGCGAAGTGGGTCGGATCTCATGA
- a CDS encoding type I restriction-modification system subunit M encodes MDHSVHNKLVSFIWNIADDCLRDVYVRGKYRDVILPMVVLRRLDTLLEPTKKAVLDEVRYQKEEMESTELDEEPLKEASGYVFYNVSKWTLTSLYNTATNNRQILLANFEEYLNGFSPNVHEIIERFELKSKIQHMAHKDVLLDVVEKFVSPKINLTPNDTVDPDGYKLPALSNLGMGYVFEELIRKFNEENNEEAGEHFTPREVIELMTHLVFDPIKNDLPLTLTVYDPACGSGGMLTESQNFIEEKYPSDNRDIYLYGKEINDETYAICKSDMMIKGNNPENIKVGSTLSTDEFASSRFDFMLSNPPYGKSWASEQKHIKDGGDVIDPRFKIKLRDYWGNEEDCDATPRSSDGQLLFLMEMVSKMKDPASGSKGSRIASVHNGSSLFTGDAGGGESNIRRYLIENDWLEAIVQLPNNLFYNTGITTYIWVLNNNKPEPRRGKVQLIDASLLYRKLRKNLGNKNCEFAPEHIEAITRTYLDCAAIERESDDNNDPVDIASQVFRNEDFGYHKVTIERPDRRKAQFSEERIAGLRFDKQISEVMEYLYAEHGDKVYDKSGHGKDNKQSFLKSIEKPVMAWCEDNDISLNTKAKTKLLDVKRWDSLKALVETARELMAAIGEGEFNDFNQFKQQVDVELEARKIKLSATEKNAILNAVSWYDETAEKVVKKVVKINGDKLDELLHRYDCTQDQLPDYGLYPTGKANEYLTYEPCSDLRDSESIPLLKDGDKQAIHNYFQEEVKPHVEESWINLDSTKIGYEISFNKYFYRHKPLRSLEEVAQDIISLEQKSEGLIAQILGVDVQQVQG; translated from the coding sequence ATGGACCATAGCGTACACAATAAACTCGTTTCATTTATCTGGAATATCGCCGACGACTGCCTGCGCGACGTGTATGTGCGAGGAAAGTACCGTGACGTCATACTGCCGATGGTGGTATTGCGTCGCCTGGATACCTTGCTGGAGCCCACCAAAAAAGCCGTTCTGGACGAGGTCCGATACCAGAAGGAGGAGATGGAATCCACTGAGTTGGACGAAGAACCACTCAAAGAAGCTTCCGGCTATGTGTTCTACAACGTCTCCAAGTGGACGCTCACCAGCCTGTACAACACCGCCACCAATAATCGGCAGATCCTGCTGGCAAACTTCGAGGAATACCTCAACGGTTTCAGCCCCAACGTCCATGAAATCATCGAGCGGTTCGAGCTGAAGAGTAAAATCCAGCACATGGCCCACAAGGACGTGCTGTTGGATGTGGTGGAGAAGTTCGTCTCGCCGAAAATCAACCTCACCCCCAACGACACCGTGGACCCGGATGGCTACAAACTACCTGCGCTATCCAACCTGGGCATGGGTTATGTGTTTGAAGAGCTGATTCGCAAGTTCAATGAGGAAAATAACGAAGAGGCCGGGGAACACTTCACTCCGCGGGAAGTGATCGAGCTGATGACCCACCTGGTGTTTGATCCCATCAAGAATGACTTGCCGCTCACTCTCACTGTGTACGACCCGGCCTGTGGCAGCGGTGGCATGCTCACCGAATCGCAAAACTTCATTGAAGAGAAATATCCCTCCGACAACAGGGATATTTACCTCTACGGCAAGGAAATCAACGACGAAACCTACGCCATCTGTAAATCCGACATGATGATCAAGGGCAACAACCCGGAAAACATCAAGGTCGGCTCCACCCTGTCCACCGATGAGTTCGCCTCCAGCCGTTTCGACTTCATGCTCTCCAACCCGCCCTACGGCAAAAGCTGGGCCTCGGAACAGAAGCACATCAAGGATGGCGGCGACGTGATCGACCCGCGCTTCAAGATCAAGCTCCGGGACTACTGGGGCAATGAAGAAGACTGCGACGCCACCCCGCGCTCCAGCGATGGCCAACTGCTGTTCCTCATGGAAATGGTCAGCAAGATGAAGGACCCGGCCAGTGGCTCCAAGGGCAGTCGTATCGCCTCGGTCCACAACGGCTCCAGCCTGTTCACCGGCGATGCCGGCGGCGGCGAAAGCAACATCCGCCGCTACCTGATCGAGAACGACTGGCTGGAAGCCATCGTCCAGTTGCCCAACAACCTGTTCTACAACACCGGCATAACCACCTATATCTGGGTGTTGAACAACAACAAGCCGGAACCGCGCCGTGGCAAGGTGCAGTTGATCGATGCCAGCCTGCTGTACCGCAAGCTGCGCAAGAACCTGGGCAACAAGAACTGCGAATTCGCCCCGGAGCATATCGAGGCAATCACCCGCACCTACCTGGACTGCGCCGCCATCGAGCGGGAGTCGGATGACAACAACGATCCCGTCGACATCGCCAGCCAGGTATTCCGCAACGAAGACTTCGGTTACCACAAGGTCACCATCGAACGCCCGGACCGCCGCAAGGCCCAGTTCTCCGAAGAGCGCATTGCCGGTCTGCGCTTCGACAAGCAGATCAGCGAAGTCATGGAGTACCTCTATGCCGAACACGGCGACAAGGTCTACGACAAGAGCGGTCACGGCAAGGACAATAAACAAAGCTTCCTGAAAAGTATCGAAAAGCCGGTCATGGCCTGGTGTGAAGACAACGACATCAGCCTCAACACCAAGGCCAAAACAAAGCTGCTGGACGTTAAACGCTGGGACAGCCTCAAGGCTCTGGTGGAAACCGCCCGTGAACTCATGGCCGCCATTGGTGAGGGCGAGTTCAACGACTTCAACCAGTTCAAGCAGCAGGTAGACGTCGAACTTGAGGCCAGAAAGATCAAGCTCTCCGCCACCGAGAAGAACGCCATTCTCAATGCTGTGAGCTGGTACGACGAAACCGCCGAAAAGGTGGTCAAGAAAGTCGTCAAAATCAATGGTGACAAGCTGGATGAACTGCTGCACCGGTACGACTGCACCCAGGATCAACTACCGGACTACGGCCTGTATCCCACCGGTAAAGCCAATGAATACCTCACCTACGAGCCGTGCTCGGACCTGCGCGACAGCGAATCCATCCCCCTGCTCAAGGACGGCGACAAGCAAGCCATCCACAACTATTTCCAGGAAGAAGTGAAGCCCCATGTGGAAGAATCCTGGATCAACCTGGATTCCACCAAGATCGGCTACGAAATCAGCTTCAACAAATACTTCTACCGCCACAAACCGCTTCGTTCACTGGAAGAGGTCGCCCAGGACATTATCAGTCTGGAGCAGAAATCGGAGGGACTGATTGCACAGATTTTGGGTGTGGATGTTCAGCAGGTGCAGGGGTAA
- a CDS encoding terminase large subunit domain-containing protein yields the protein MDKVVESEYREQFVSARTLLWMGWRPSRIAEHLDVSPQLINAWRKRFKWDDAPPMERVESSLESRMIQLIFKDPKEGKDYKEIDLLGRQFERLARVHKYEETGRESDLNPKIQERNRAPRKAKNDIGEEGLELIEKAFDESLFDYQHKWKVAGLTQRIRNILKSRQIGATWYFAREAIVDAFHTGKNKIFLSASKAQAHVFRQYIVQFIKDTCGVELRGDPLVLPNGATLYFLGTNVRTAQSYHGDLYMDEYFWIQNFQEFRKVASGMAMHKKWSQTYFSTPSAITHDAYPFWTGELFNKRRAKDKRVSIDTSHAALANGMACGDGQWRQIVTVEDAMAGGCDLFDIDQLRLEYSDDEYANLLMCQFVDDTHAVFPLAKLQRCMVDSWVEWRDLKPYTDRPLGDGAVWIGYDPAGGSEDGDGAGVAVVSPSRSNLKPHRVIEKQRFRGLDYEQQAEEIRKLTHRYNVAYIGIDTTGLGEAVAELVEKFFPAVTRFNYSPDVKARLVIKTQNIIDRGRLQFDAGWSDMAQSFMAIRRGMTDSQRHITYKSGRREDTGHADLAWAVMHALANEPLEGPTEKGGSMMEIY from the coding sequence ATGGATAAAGTCGTCGAATCGGAATACAGAGAACAGTTCGTCTCCGCCCGCACTCTGCTGTGGATGGGGTGGCGACCTTCGCGCATCGCGGAGCACCTGGATGTCAGCCCGCAGCTGATCAACGCCTGGCGAAAGCGGTTCAAGTGGGACGACGCGCCACCGATGGAGCGGGTGGAGAGCTCGCTGGAATCGCGCATGATCCAGTTGATTTTCAAGGACCCGAAGGAAGGGAAGGATTACAAGGAAATCGACCTTCTGGGGCGCCAGTTTGAGCGCCTGGCCAGGGTGCACAAGTACGAGGAGACAGGGCGGGAATCGGATCTGAACCCGAAGATCCAGGAGCGGAACCGGGCACCCAGGAAGGCGAAGAACGATATCGGCGAGGAAGGTCTGGAACTCATAGAGAAGGCCTTCGATGAGTCGCTTTTCGACTATCAGCACAAGTGGAAAGTGGCGGGCCTTACCCAGCGGATACGGAACATTCTGAAGTCACGGCAGATCGGTGCAACCTGGTACTTTGCCCGGGAAGCGATCGTGGATGCGTTCCACACGGGCAAGAACAAGATCTTCCTCAGTGCCTCGAAGGCCCAGGCTCATGTTTTCCGGCAGTACATCGTCCAGTTCATCAAGGACACTTGCGGGGTTGAGCTCCGGGGCGATCCGCTGGTGCTGCCCAATGGCGCGACCCTTTATTTTCTCGGTACCAACGTCCGGACCGCCCAGAGTTACCACGGCGATCTGTACATGGATGAGTACTTCTGGATCCAGAACTTCCAGGAGTTCCGGAAGGTGGCCTCCGGCATGGCCATGCACAAGAAGTGGAGCCAGACCTACTTTTCCACACCGTCTGCAATCACCCACGATGCCTATCCGTTCTGGACCGGCGAGCTGTTCAACAAGCGCCGCGCCAAGGATAAGCGGGTGAGCATCGATACTTCCCACGCTGCGCTGGCCAACGGCATGGCCTGCGGCGATGGCCAATGGCGCCAGATCGTCACGGTGGAAGACGCCATGGCCGGTGGGTGCGACCTGTTCGATATCGACCAGCTGCGCCTCGAGTACTCCGATGATGAATACGCGAACCTGCTGATGTGCCAGTTTGTGGACGACACCCATGCCGTGTTCCCGCTCGCCAAGCTGCAGCGCTGCATGGTGGACAGCTGGGTTGAGTGGCGGGACCTGAAACCATACACCGATCGGCCACTCGGAGATGGTGCGGTCTGGATCGGTTACGACCCAGCAGGCGGTAGCGAGGATGGCGACGGAGCCGGGGTTGCCGTGGTGTCTCCATCGAGATCCAACCTCAAGCCTCACCGTGTGATCGAGAAGCAGCGTTTCCGGGGCCTGGACTATGAGCAGCAGGCTGAGGAGATCCGCAAGCTCACCCATCGCTACAACGTGGCCTACATCGGGATCGATACGACCGGCCTGGGTGAAGCGGTCGCCGAATTGGTGGAGAAGTTCTTCCCAGCCGTAACCCGGTTCAACTACAGCCCGGATGTGAAGGCCCGCCTGGTAATCAAAACCCAGAACATCATCGACCGCGGCCGGCTCCAGTTCGATGCCGGCTGGAGCGATATGGCCCAGAGCTTCATGGCGATCCGCCGCGGGATGACAGATTCCCAACGCCACATCACCTACAAATCCGGCCGTCGTGAAGATACTGGCCACGCCGATCTGGCGTGGGCGGTTATGCACGCATTGGCAAACGAACCCCTCGAAGGGCCAACCGAGAAAGGTGGCAGCATGATGGAGATTTATTGA
- a CDS encoding GPO family capsid scaffolding protein codes for MKKWFRVATEGATTDGRAISRAWIEQMAKNFNPQKYGARVWLEHMRGMFADGPFKALGDVHAVRTEENADGKLELYAEIEPTQDLITMNKDRQKIYTSIEVDPEFSDTGEAYLVGLAVTDSPASLGTEMLQFSATAKANPLNARKQRPENLFTAALETEFDFSEEASGESGSDPEESSLFDKVKALFTKHREAGAAKFADFKKDLESTLGLFVTEAQELRGELEKTQGNYTQLKKDHEALEQQFNELKTQLEKSPHNHSQRPPATGGENAILTDC; via the coding sequence ATGAAAAAATGGTTCCGAGTGGCCACCGAAGGCGCCACTACCGATGGCCGGGCTATCAGCCGGGCGTGGATCGAGCAGATGGCCAAGAACTTCAACCCGCAGAAGTACGGTGCCCGGGTTTGGCTGGAGCACATGCGCGGAATGTTCGCCGATGGCCCGTTCAAAGCCCTGGGTGATGTTCATGCCGTTCGCACGGAAGAAAACGCCGATGGAAAGCTGGAGCTCTACGCCGAGATCGAGCCCACCCAGGACCTGATCACCATGAACAAGGATCGCCAGAAGATCTACACCTCCATCGAGGTGGATCCGGAGTTCTCCGACACCGGCGAAGCCTACCTGGTTGGCCTGGCCGTTACCGATTCCCCCGCTTCTCTCGGTACCGAAATGCTGCAGTTCAGCGCCACAGCCAAGGCCAACCCGCTCAACGCCCGGAAGCAGCGCCCTGAAAACCTGTTCACCGCGGCCCTGGAAACCGAGTTCGATTTCAGCGAGGAAGCATCTGGCGAATCCGGAAGCGATCCGGAGGAGTCCAGCCTTTTCGACAAGGTGAAGGCCCTGTTCACCAAACACCGGGAAGCCGGCGCCGCCAAGTTCGCCGACTTCAAGAAGGACCTGGAAAGCACCCTGGGCCTGTTCGTAACCGAAGCACAGGAGCTGCGGGGCGAACTGGAGAAAACTCAGGGCAATTACACCCAGCTGAAGAAGGACCATGAAGCACTGGAACAGCAGTTCAACGAACTGAAAACCCAGCTGGAGAAGTCACCCCACAACCACAGCCAGCGTCCGCCCGCCACCGGTGGCGAAAACGCAATCCTCACCGACTGCTGA
- the gpM gene encoding phage terminase small subunit, with protein MVSPAKKRYEQIRAAREAAAAENLKKAQQEAEAKDQERAEAPAKERLNPYNRGEGGKPRPSPARKHFDRARAKAEASQSTPARPQGDAYELHKAAIIEDVRRLSDIQSIERKIEAKRELLPNYESYVQGVLEGGKGQQDDVLMTLMVWYLDVGELETAMDIAEYAANHGLETPDRYQRTTATLVAEEVADFALKMDKEAENQEAVLAQVQRCRALFENADMHDQVKAKLFKAEGSILDNIGGPSGALACYERALKLNDKIGVKKDIERLKKELKNSGQ; from the coding sequence ATGGTCAGCCCAGCGAAGAAGCGCTATGAACAGATCCGCGCCGCCCGTGAGGCGGCTGCGGCCGAGAATCTGAAAAAGGCCCAGCAGGAGGCCGAGGCCAAAGACCAGGAACGGGCAGAAGCCCCGGCCAAGGAGCGGCTCAACCCCTACAACCGTGGCGAAGGGGGCAAACCCCGACCCAGCCCTGCCCGAAAGCACTTCGACCGTGCCCGGGCGAAGGCTGAGGCCTCACAGTCCACACCGGCCCGGCCCCAGGGTGACGCCTACGAGCTCCACAAGGCAGCCATCATCGAGGACGTCCGGCGCCTGTCTGATATCCAGAGCATCGAGCGCAAGATCGAAGCCAAGCGGGAACTGCTGCCGAACTATGAAAGCTACGTTCAGGGCGTTCTGGAAGGTGGCAAAGGCCAGCAGGACGATGTGCTGATGACCCTGATGGTCTGGTACCTGGATGTAGGTGAGCTGGAAACAGCCATGGATATCGCCGAGTACGCTGCAAACCACGGATTGGAAACGCCGGACCGGTACCAGCGGACCACCGCGACACTCGTCGCCGAGGAGGTCGCCGACTTCGCATTGAAAATGGACAAGGAAGCCGAGAACCAGGAAGCGGTTCTGGCACAGGTTCAGCGCTGCCGTGCACTGTTCGAGAATGCGGACATGCACGACCAGGTAAAGGCGAAGCTTTTCAAGGCTGAAGGTTCCATTCTGGATAACATCGGCGGTCCATCCGGCGCGCTCGCCTGCTACGAGCGGGCCCTGAAGCTGAACGACAAGATAGGCGTGAAGAAGGACATCGAGCGCCTGAAAAAGGAACTTAAGAATTCCGGCCAATAA
- a CDS encoding phage tail protein, whose translation MKKLADLRNHILANVPDLKRNPDKLLSFIEDGNIEFWQGPNLSHMYTLPIRIIVTDYSGDMDELVLPILSWLAYREPGLDPQRSISFEAELLNNNSYDISITVNVTERVIVTALETGFQTEHVLPEPEIAMNPDAEWQIIVDLHGFNEPVESDD comes from the coding sequence ATGAAAAAGCTCGCCGATCTCCGAAACCACATCCTGGCCAACGTTCCGGACCTAAAGCGAAACCCGGACAAGCTCCTGAGTTTCATCGAGGACGGCAACATCGAATTCTGGCAGGGCCCTAACCTCAGCCACATGTACACCCTGCCGATCCGGATCATCGTAACCGACTACAGCGGCGACATGGACGAGCTCGTATTGCCTATCCTGTCATGGCTGGCCTACCGGGAGCCCGGCTTAGATCCGCAGCGCTCTATCAGCTTTGAGGCCGAGCTGCTGAACAACAACAGCTACGACATCAGCATCACCGTGAACGTAACCGAGCGGGTGATCGTGACCGCGCTGGAGACTGGTTTCCAGACAGAACACGTGCTGCCCGAGCCGGAAATTGCCATGAACCCGGATGCCGAGTGGCAGATCATCGTCGATCTGCATGGCTTCAATGAACCGGTAGAATCCGATGACTGA
- a CDS encoding head completion/stabilization protein encodes MSLIAAGGTTEPIIITNAAFFPDLNLQEFRDSMRLDGTVTDERAQHALEAAMFDANRSLAEYMQSQRDLGFDALEDVPDADWQPLGTNVRLYLRAVWCLAKANLIERYRDYDATGNGHDQADAMDITGNDLRRDAAWALSDIRGANRTTVELI; translated from the coding sequence ATGAGCCTGATCGCAGCCGGTGGCACCACCGAGCCCATCATCATCACCAACGCAGCGTTTTTCCCCGACCTGAACCTCCAGGAGTTCCGGGACTCGATGCGTCTGGACGGCACTGTCACCGATGAGCGAGCGCAGCATGCCCTCGAGGCAGCGATGTTCGATGCCAACCGGTCGCTGGCCGAGTACATGCAATCCCAGAGGGATCTGGGGTTCGATGCTTTGGAGGACGTACCGGACGCCGACTGGCAGCCATTGGGGACCAACGTTCGGTTGTACCTTCGCGCTGTCTGGTGCCTGGCAAAAGCCAACCTCATCGAGCGGTACCGGGATTACGACGCCACGGGTAATGGTCATGACCAGGCGGATGCCATGGATATCACCGGTAATGATCTCCGGCGTGATGCTGCGTGGGCGCTATCCGATATCCGGGGCGCCAATCGCACCACCGTGGAGCTGATCTGA